The proteins below come from a single Holdemania massiliensis genomic window:
- a CDS encoding ABC transporter permease, with amino-acid sequence MNFFTRALKNVTRRMSKSILLAITFFLIGNLVIIGLGINNASEQAKVETRRKMRAVVSYEVDYQAFWDYADNLSEEEQQEAYKNYPQVKMEDIKNLMTDERVKTVNIVNSNMLYSNGFETVPLNNERENNGGGSITYEDGTTVEYVEPDLRLQTNFFPNMIELEDKMYEVVEGRFYNQEEVDNGAMVCLITDKLADLNNLRIGDTISIDLVGRSELQYYQQSGITEEDITMTLEIIGIFHNNEELDENSDEYRWMSRYNSPDNIILAPALAYGNAYYQMGIKQWEYYKEQNPEAYVDAERPTPESYTYVNEAVFLLDDPLHVDEFVADHQADLKEYMLMDANNDTFKKLARPLDTLSLFSNIIVWIVAINAIVIITLVTALTLKTREYEIGVLLSMGVSKMKVVAQFFVELIVVALIGFTLSVASGSLIAKQVGKLVMDYQVDTEKQYSDLDDQNNGTYYWGDTNYFTELSQDDLLAEYEVQINPMIIGEIYILGIGVVFISILIPSFMIMRFNPKKILMNQN; translated from the coding sequence ATGAATTTTTTCACCCGTGCGCTAAAAAATGTAACGCGCCGCATGTCAAAGTCAATTTTACTGGCCATTACCTTTTTCCTGATTGGGAATCTGGTCATCATTGGTTTAGGCATCAACAACGCTTCAGAGCAAGCAAAAGTCGAAACACGCAGAAAGATGCGGGCAGTTGTTTCCTATGAAGTTGATTATCAGGCTTTTTGGGACTATGCTGACAACTTGTCAGAAGAAGAACAGCAGGAGGCTTACAAAAATTATCCGCAGGTCAAAATGGAGGATATTAAAAATCTGATGACCGATGAACGGGTCAAAACCGTCAATATCGTCAACAGCAACATGTTGTATTCCAATGGTTTTGAAACGGTCCCGCTGAACAATGAACGGGAGAATAATGGCGGGGGCAGCATTACCTATGAAGATGGAACCACCGTTGAATATGTCGAACCGGATCTGCGGCTGCAGACCAATTTCTTTCCGAACATGATCGAGCTGGAAGACAAAATGTATGAAGTGGTTGAAGGCCGGTTCTATAATCAGGAAGAAGTGGATAACGGAGCGATGGTTTGTCTGATTACAGATAAACTTGCGGACCTAAATAATCTGCGGATCGGCGATACGATCTCCATTGATTTGGTTGGACGCAGTGAATTGCAGTATTACCAGCAGAGCGGGATCACGGAAGAGGATATCACGATGACGCTGGAAATTATCGGTATCTTCCATAACAATGAGGAATTGGATGAAAACTCTGATGAATATCGATGGATGAGCCGGTATAACTCACCGGACAACATCATCCTGGCTCCGGCTTTAGCGTATGGCAATGCCTATTATCAGATGGGAATTAAGCAGTGGGAATACTACAAAGAACAAAATCCGGAAGCGTATGTGGATGCTGAAAGACCTACTCCGGAAAGCTATACGTATGTGAATGAAGCGGTCTTCCTGTTGGATGATCCGCTGCATGTGGATGAGTTTGTGGCGGATCATCAGGCAGATCTGAAAGAATATATGTTGATGGACGCGAACAACGATACGTTTAAGAAACTGGCACGGCCATTGGATACGCTGTCGCTGTTCTCCAACATTATCGTCTGGATTGTGGCGATCAATGCGATCGTGATCATTACGCTGGTCACAGCTTTAACGCTGAAAACACGGGAATATGAGATCGGCGTGCTGCTTTCCATGGGTGTGTCCAAGATGAAGGTTGTTGCCCAGTTCTTCGTTGAACTGATTGTCGTGGCTCTGATTGGATTCACTTTATCAGTAGCCAGTGGTTCTTTAATCGCCAAACAAGTGGGCAAGCTGGTTATGGATTATCAGGTGGACACGGAAAAGCAGTACAGTGATCTGGATGATCAGAACAATGGAACTTATTATTGGGGCGATACAAACTACTTCACCGAACTCAGTCAGGACGATCTGTTAGCGGAATATGAAGTCCAGATCAATCCGATGATCATTGGTGAAATCTATATTCTGGGCATCGGCGTTGTATTCATTTCCATTTTGATCCCATCCTTCATGATCATGCGGTTTAATCCGAAGAAGATCCTGATGAATCAGAATTAA
- a CDS encoding ABC transporter ATP-binding protein, which yields MTTILKLENLNYGYEDGGYKRQILKDLSYEFEQGQFYTILGPSGSGKTTLLSIIAGLDKQESGKIYYEGEDLDKIGLYKYRRNKIGIVFQQYNLISYLTGLENIELAMTETDNSIPKNQKEVAYALLEKFGIVKSKADRLVTKLSGGEQQRVAIARAIASNVDLIFADEPTGNLDTATEQEIIKIFRMLTEEFGKTVIVVTHSNVVSELSDHRVYLNEGQLKDIS from the coding sequence ATGACAACGATTTTGAAATTAGAAAATCTGAACTACGGTTACGAAGATGGCGGATATAAGCGTCAGATTTTGAAGGATCTGTCCTATGAGTTTGAGCAGGGACAGTTCTATACGATCTTAGGCCCATCCGGCAGCGGCAAGACGACGCTGTTGTCAATCATTGCCGGACTGGACAAGCAGGAAAGCGGCAAGATCTATTATGAAGGCGAGGATCTGGATAAGATCGGGCTGTATAAGTATCGCCGCAATAAAATCGGGATCGTCTTCCAGCAGTACAATCTGATCAGCTATCTGACAGGATTGGAAAACATAGAGCTGGCGATGACGGAAACGGACAATTCCATACCGAAGAATCAGAAGGAAGTCGCCTATGCACTGCTGGAGAAATTCGGGATTGTGAAATCCAAGGCAGATCGATTGGTGACGAAGCTGTCAGGCGGTGAGCAGCAGCGCGTAGCGATCGCGCGGGCAATCGCATCGAATGTCGACTTAATTTTCGCGGATGAACCGACAGGGAACCTGGATACGGCAACAGAACAGGAAATCATCAAGATCTTCCGGATGCTGACGGAGGAATTTGGGAAAACGGTTATCGTCGTTACCCATTCCAATGTGGTATCAGAGCTCAGTGATCACCGTGTTTATCTTAATGAAGGTCAGCTGAAGGATATCAGCTGA
- a CDS encoding aminotransferase class I/II-fold pyridoxal phosphate-dependent enzyme: MNPKTLLNDVIGTIPPSGIRKFFDLASSMEGVISLGVGEPDFDTPWHIREEAIYAIEKGRTFYSANAGLPELRKEICRYLKRKFQLEYAWNTDILVTVGGSEAIDIAFRSLLNQGDEVIVLSPGYVAYEPCVRLAGGVPVIVELKEEDEFKLKKEQLQKALSPKTKAILMNFPGNPTGGIMTREDFSEIVPLIQQSGIAVVTDEIYAELTYSGKHCSIASFNEIKDQVILISGFSKAYSMTGWRLGYIAAHQDLIAAMNKVHQYAIMCAPTISQYAGIEAMAKGDGDVEMMKDSFERRRNFIVNGLNRMGLKCPMPQGAFYVFPSIRHTGMTSEEFCEKLLEKEKVAVVPGNAFGASGEGFVRISYAYSIDEIKAALERISRFLENS, translated from the coding sequence ATGAATCCTAAAACGTTATTAAATGACGTCATCGGGACGATTCCGCCTTCTGGGATCCGAAAGTTTTTTGATTTAGCCAGCTCAATGGAAGGGGTTATTTCGCTGGGCGTCGGCGAGCCTGATTTTGATACGCCGTGGCATATTCGGGAAGAAGCAATTTATGCCATCGAAAAGGGCCGGACTTTTTATTCGGCGAATGCAGGTCTGCCGGAGCTGCGCAAGGAAATCTGCCGTTATCTGAAACGGAAATTTCAGCTGGAATATGCATGGAACACGGATATTCTGGTTACGGTCGGGGGAAGCGAAGCGATCGACATCGCTTTTAGATCACTGCTGAATCAAGGCGATGAAGTGATTGTGCTGTCGCCGGGGTATGTCGCCTATGAGCCGTGCGTGCGTCTGGCCGGCGGAGTGCCGGTGATCGTAGAATTAAAAGAAGAAGACGAATTTAAACTGAAAAAGGAACAGCTCCAGAAGGCGCTGTCTCCGAAAACAAAGGCAATCTTAATGAATTTCCCGGGAAATCCTACCGGGGGAATTATGACGCGGGAAGATTTCAGTGAAATTGTCCCGCTGATTCAGCAGTCGGGCATCGCGGTGGTTACGGATGAAATTTATGCCGAGCTGACATACAGCGGCAAGCATTGTTCCATCGCTTCATTTAATGAAATCAAAGATCAGGTCATTTTGATCAGCGGTTTCTCAAAGGCCTATTCGATGACAGGCTGGCGTTTGGGTTATATTGCCGCCCATCAGGATCTGATTGCGGCGATGAACAAAGTCCATCAGTATGCGATTATGTGCGCTCCGACAATCAGTCAGTACGCCGGAATTGAAGCGATGGCGAAGGGTGACGGCGATGTGGAAATGATGAAAGATTCATTTGAACGCCGGCGCAACTTTATTGTCAACGGCTTAAACCGGATGGGATTGAAATGTCCGATGCCGCAGGGAGCATTCTATGTGTTCCCGTCGATCCGACATACCGGGATGACCTCGGAAGAATTCTGTGAAAAACTGCTGGAAAAAGAAAAGGTCGCTGTCGTACCCGGCAATGCCTTTGGCGCCAGCGGCGAGGGATTTGTACGTATCTCTTACGCTTACAGCATTGATGAAATCAAGGCAGCGCTGGAGCGGATCAGCCGTTTTCTTGAAAACAGTTAA
- the rpsF gene encoding 30S ribosomal protein S6, translating into MKKYEVMYIVNASLDDAARQQVIDGLHAIITDNGGKILKADDWGVKEFAYRIEDMTKGYYMVVTFEADNATVKEFDRLARINANVVRYMIIKQEEK; encoded by the coding sequence ATGAAGAAGTATGAAGTCATGTATATCGTAAACGCATCCCTGGATGATGCAGCACGTCAGCAGGTTATCGACGGACTGCACGCTATCATCACCGACAATGGAGGAAAAATCCTGAAGGCTGATGACTGGGGAGTCAAAGAGTTTGCGTACCGTATCGAAGACATGACCAAAGGTTACTACATGGTTGTAACTTTTGAAGCTGACAATGCGACAGTCAAGGAATTTGACCGTCTGGCGCGGATCAATGCCAACGTTGTTCGCTACATGATCATCAAACAGGAAGAAAAATAA
- a CDS encoding Lrp/AsnC family transcriptional regulator, whose amino-acid sequence MQEIQLLKAIEQDARISVVDLADILNSSPEQVDNEMKKLAEEKVICGYHTVINWDKTNQDHVMALIEVNASPERDCGYDKVAEKIYRYPEVSNMYLISGRSEFIVIVKGRTMREVADFVGQKLAPIEGVKGTATYFVLKQYKVEGVIIDQQSDDQERLLVTP is encoded by the coding sequence ATGCAGGAGATTCAATTATTAAAAGCGATCGAACAGGATGCGCGGATATCTGTGGTCGATCTTGCCGATATTTTAAACTCAAGCCCGGAACAAGTGGACAACGAAATGAAAAAGCTGGCCGAAGAGAAAGTCATCTGCGGTTATCACACGGTGATCAACTGGGATAAAACGAATCAGGATCATGTCATGGCGCTGATCGAAGTGAATGCTTCACCGGAACGGGACTGCGGCTATGATAAGGTTGCGGAAAAAATCTATCGTTACCCTGAGGTCAGCAATATGTATCTGATCTCAGGACGTTCGGAATTTATTGTGATCGTCAAGGGACGGACGATGCGCGAAGTCGCGGATTTTGTCGGACAGAAGCTGGCGCCGATTGAAGGCGTCAAGGGAACGGCTACGTATTTTGTTTTGAAACAATATAAAGTCGAAGGTGTGATCATTGATCAGCAAAGCGATGATCAGGAACGGCTGCTGGTGACTCCATGA